The DNA region taatattttacaaactagtgaaaaatctgcagaatgtgtcaaCTTTTTATGCGATtgatcatcagaataatcgattactgcAGTAGTTTTTAGTTGCAGTCCTAGTTTTGCATGGATGTGCTCTGTCTGAACTCAAAGTGAATctcatatttacttttattttttttccagatgtcttcacacagcagctgctggatCCCAGAGAAGACCTGCTCCTGACCCgtctggaccagaacctgctTCTTGAGCCTTCCTGCCATGTTGAGGTCAAACCCGAGGAGACTCTCCCCCCTCTGGACGCGGCGGAGATCATCGAGTTCACCTACAGCTCCCGGCCGTCCGCGAGGCTACGCGACCCCGTCCCGGACCCGGACGTCCCGGTTGTGTTGTCGTCGGAAACCGAAGACAGCGACGACTACAGCAAAGGCTCGCCCGACCCCGGATCAGCCCCTCGGGAACAGCCGAGTCGCCATGGCGACGGGTTCAGCTGCCAGGCCTGCAGTCGCGCCTTCAGCGCCCGCAGGTTTCTGTTCAGGCACGTCAGAGGCCACCTGCAGGACCCCACGCCGGTCTGCGGTCTGTGCGGGGAGCAGTTTGAGGTCCCTCGCGGACTCAAGCTTCACCTCCAAACCCACAGCAGGAAGAAGGTTCTGAAGAACCGAAGCAGAACCCAGAGAAGAGCCAGGCGGCTCCTCCAGCAGGTCTCTGACGTCAAAGAGCCGGAAGCCCAGAAAGAGGAGAACCCAAACCGGACTGGCCTGAAGAAGAGGAACCGGGGTCGGCCTCGGAGCGACAACCAAGACCCAGACAGTCAGAAAGTTctgaaaaaaaggaagaggaaactCTAAACCTCTAATCCCGGCTTTTAATCCAGTTTATTCCACACATATCGACTGCAGCTTGGTTTTCACTTTaacttctggattttctactcTGATCTTTGGTTTATTAGgcttttctacttttaaaaagtactttttttttctggaaaaaaaattccagagaaattctgactttttccaaAATTCTGCCTTTAATCTTGTGagaaaagtcatattttttttttatcattggcCCTAATCCTCCTCCAAACAGCATCTGTGGTTGATGGAAAAGTTTTACcataaagagaagaaaaacctAAAAGCTTCAGGTcttaaacatgaaaatgtttctgattaaagACGATAAACAGAGATGAGATGGAAGGACGGCGACTTGCTTTTCTGAACTTctcttaaaattaatttaagaggAGTTTCCATTCAGAACCAGAGATCGTGAACATAACTCTGAAACACAGAGTTATGTTTTTTATCAGTTATGTCTCAGATGAGGTAcagttttaattaattgtttgaTGCAGAAATTTGGTTCCACATTAAAAACTTTAGTACCAGTTGAAGTGGCTCAAAGATTATTGAATTTAAACCTTCCTCAATCTGAGAAATCCAGTTAAAACGTTTATTGTAATtagagaaaacatgttttttcatgtgccaaactttatttaaaattcaattcataaaaataaaaattttaaacagttattttttcttctaaaacagattttttttgtataataacGAGTTAAAATCATTAATATTGACGATCAGATCAGTTGTGATGCTGCAGTAAATAAGTGCAGCTGTCAATAATGGGAATAAATAATAACTAATCATCCGATCTAAACCATAACTCTGATCCAGAATCAGAGTTATGTTCATTTTTATCTGCAGGAATCGTTTATCagcttttaaattcatttttgtgtttctggtgCAGGAAATAAATAATCACCCAGAAACTGTAAAAGAAGCTAAAGTTTGTTTAAGCTAAGTCTAAGAGGAGGGGTCGCGACCCTGCGCTGACCTATGAGCAGGCTTCTTGTCCCTGTTCTTGGAGCGAAGTCGGGCtctgtgtttggtttgtttctggCTCGTCTGTTTCTCATTGGGTCActgattttctgcattttcaccAGAAGCCTTGACATGCTGTGCCGCGGTGTTGCTCTCCACCTTCTCCTCGTGCTTTATGAGCATAGCTGGTTATTTGCCCACGGCGAGCCCCATGATCGGGTTTCTCTCCGGCTGGTCGATGCCTCTGTTGCTCCTCTTGGCGGCGCGCTGAAGGTCTTTAATGTAGTTCTTCCTCTCCATGTGGTAACCTCTGCTGGAGTTGAAGAGCTCCAGAGCTGCCGCGGCGTCCAACCCGTCCACATCGATCAGGTACCTGCAGATCAGGTAGCCGGTGCGGTTCAGCCCGTGGGTGCAGTGGACTCCGATTAGCCTGTTGTTGTCCTGGTTCTGCCTCAGGAAGTGCCTCACCACGCGCTTGAAGCTCAGGATGACTTCGTCGTTTGGAACGTGGTGACCCTCGGTGGGGATCTTGATGTAGGCGCAGCACTGCGGGATGTCTGACACTGAGTAGTACCTGGTCGTAAAGGTGAGGTCGATGATCAGACCGAGCTCCTGGTTCTGCTGTCGCACCGAGTCCAGCAGGTCCCACATATCAAAGGACTGGCAGGCGGGAAGTTGGCAGTTCAGGGCGGCCTTTAGAGGAACCTTGAAGGGAATGAACCTGGTTCCTGGGATCCTCGATCCAACGGGACAGTAGTCCAGCCACCCATCAGGAACGCCCGTCTTCTTATTCCTCTTCttccgctgctgctgctgagacaTCACTACGCCTCGGAGGGTTCTGTTCCCAGCTGACACTTTAagacataaaacacagaaagatcCACAAAGCTGCAATATCAGTCTTAATGTcagtatttataaaaaaaatatattcttttagatatttgttgaaactgtcacaatgttgtgacagtgtgaaacagataatctgtgatagagttcctctgccttctcccagtgctacaGGGgggcccaaagtcggtcctggagggccggcatcctgcatgttttagttctttccctggtttaacgcacctggatccaatgatggctcattagaaggcctaagaagaacattgacatgctgaaaaggttgttggttctaccagggagagaactaaaacgtgcatgtcggccctcgaggaccgactttgggcacccctggttaCTAGAAACAACCTCTTTAAATAATATGCCGAATTTACCAGAGGATATTCTTAAGTATAAAAAAAGTAAGGTGATGTTTGTAGATGTATGTCGCTCTTCAcatgattaaattaaaacaaaacaatatttttctaaGAAAGTTTGGATCAGGTTTTGAacaatgaagctgaagttggtttctgaTTCCAGCTTCTGAGTCGGAAAatggttaaaggttaaagggCGATTACACCTAATTTTTCACCACCTTCAGAATATTTAATCTGCTGTAgcttaaaaaactacaaaaccttgacacttcaaacctggactggattattctgctctaatagcagaatattacCCATCAGTCATCAACGACTTGTAGCCCTGATATTCCACAACATGAAGGTCCTGGAGAGACTCCTGTCAGCCCACCTGAATAAGCAGACAAGGAAATATCAAgaccccctgcagtttgcttattGCAGTGGAGTTGGAGTTGATGATGCCATTA from Xiphophorus hellerii strain 12219 chromosome 13, Xiphophorus_hellerii-4.1, whole genome shotgun sequence includes:
- the LOC116731489 gene encoding putative transcription factor Ovo-like 1, with product MSRSQKLRLFVTQRLNAAVEEILAAFEETIVKYEEEAALSQQVISRQHALLCALDKSVMEAPAADVFTQQLLDPREDLLLTRLDQNLLLEPSCHVEVKPEETLPPLDAAEIIEFTYSSRPSARLRDPVPDPDVPVVLSSETEDSDDYSKGSPDPGSAPREQPSRHGDGFSCQACSRAFSARRFLFRHVRGHLQDPTPVCGLCGEQFEVPRGLKLHLQTHSRKKVLKNRSRTQRRARRLLQQVSDVKEPEAQKEENPNRTGLKKRNRGRPRSDNQDPDSQKVLKKRKRKL
- the LOC116731488 gene encoding LOW QUALITY PROTEIN: RNA/RNP complex-1-interacting phosphatase-like (The sequence of the model RefSeq protein was modified relative to this genomic sequence to represent the inferred CDS: substituted 2 bases at 2 genomic stop codons); the protein is MSWRIYRNMSAGNRTLRGVVMSQQQQRKKRNKKTGVPDGWLDYCPVGSRIPGTRFIPFKVPLKAALNCQLPACQSFDMWDLLDSVRQQNQELGLIIDLTFTTRYYSVSDIPQCCAYIKIPTEGHHVPNDEVILSFKRVVRHFLRQNQDNNRLIGVHCTHGLNRTGYLICRYLIDVDGLDAAAALELFNSSRGYHMERKNYIKDLQRAAKRSNRGIDQPERNPIMGLAVGKXPAMLIKHEEKVESNTAAQHVKASGENAENQXPNEKQTSQKQTKHRARLRSKNRDKKPAHRSAQGRDPSS